From a region of the Thioflexithrix psekupsensis genome:
- the pyrE gene encoding orotate phosphoribosyltransferase yields MEKYQREFIEFALENKVLRFGEFTLKSGRKSPYFFNAGLFNSGAALARLGEFYAQAIVAAEVEFTHLFGPAYKGIPLVASTAIALARHHGLNYPYTFNRKEIKDHGEGGVWVGTEIAGGHVLLIDDVISAGTAIRESMTLLTAEKATLAGIMIALNRQELGRGDCSAIDEVEREWQTTIFSIVTLDDIMTYLALQKDYDAVLKAMSRYRAEFGV; encoded by the coding sequence ATGGAAAAATATCAAAGAGAATTTATTGAATTCGCACTAGAAAATAAAGTGTTAAGATTCGGAGAATTTACTTTAAAATCAGGGCGTAAAAGTCCTTATTTTTTTAACGCAGGATTATTTAATTCGGGAGCAGCTTTAGCGCGTTTAGGCGAATTTTATGCGCAAGCCATTGTGGCCGCAGAAGTGGAATTTACTCACTTATTTGGCCCGGCTTATAAAGGCATTCCTTTGGTGGCCAGCACAGCGATTGCTTTGGCACGACACCATGGACTTAATTATCCTTACACCTTTAATCGTAAGGAAATCAAAGACCACGGCGAAGGCGGAGTGTGGGTAGGCACGGAGATTGCGGGTGGACACGTGTTGTTAATCGACGATGTCATTAGCGCAGGCACGGCAATTCGAGAATCCATGACTTTATTAACGGCTGAAAAAGCCACGTTAGCAGGCATTATGATCGCGCTGAATCGTCAGGAATTAGGACGCGGGGATTGTTCTGCCATTGATGAAGTAGAACGAGAATGGCAAACTACGATATTTAGCATTGTTACTTTAGATGATATTATGACTTATTTAGCCTTGCAAAAAGATTATGATGCGGTGTTAAAAGCAATGTCGCGTTATCGTGCTGAATTTGGCGTTTAA
- a CDS encoding SDR family oxidoreductase, protein MTAKIAIVTGGNRGLGLETARQLAQQGLQVVLTSRDPAKAEAALAHLGAQSANITPYPLDVTQESSIQALSHFVLERFGRVDVLVNNAGIFPDSKSEWTAFKTPLDILRLAMETNTYAPFRLCQVFIPIMQENGYGRVVNVSSGMGQLSEMNGGVPGYRLSKTALNAVTRLFADEVKGSNVLINSVCPGWVRTDMGGPEADREVEQGADTIVWLATLPDNGPSGGFFRDRHEIAW, encoded by the coding sequence ATGACAGCAAAAATTGCAATTGTGACGGGTGGTAATCGTGGATTGGGATTGGAAACGGCACGACAATTGGCACAACAAGGTTTACAAGTCGTCTTGACCAGCCGCGATCCCGCTAAGGCTGAAGCCGCGCTGGCACATTTGGGCGCGCAAAGTGCAAATATCACCCCCTATCCCCTTGATGTGACACAAGAAAGCAGTATTCAGGCTTTGTCTCATTTTGTGTTAGAACGGTTTGGACGGGTTGATGTTTTGGTCAACAATGCCGGCATTTTTCCCGATTCTAAAAGCGAATGGACGGCGTTTAAAACGCCTTTAGATATTCTCCGTTTGGCAATGGAAACAAATACTTATGCGCCATTTCGTTTGTGCCAAGTGTTTATTCCCATCATGCAAGAAAACGGCTACGGACGGGTGGTCAATGTCAGCAGCGGCATGGGACAATTGAGCGAAATGAATGGCGGTGTTCCCGGTTATCGTTTGTCAAAAACGGCGTTAAATGCGGTGACACGCTTGTTTGCGGATGAAGTAAAAGGCAGTAACGTATTGATTAATTCGGTTTGTCCGGGTTGGGTGCGCACGGATATGGGCGGCCCAGAAGCTGACCGCGAGGTAGAACAAGGCGCGGATACTATCGTATGGTTGGCAACTTTGCCCGATAATGGTCCCAGTGGGGGATTTTTCCGTGATCGGCATGAGATTGCGTGGTAA
- a CDS encoding DUF294 nucleotidyltransferase-like domain-containing protein, with the protein MQQWLRHVPAFAELDEAARQHIAACFRTRMLGSGEALFTAGQAYVESIFLLKSGDLRLHQEQHTLRLAAGEFIGLLNALDGSPYASSAIAHSEVQLLFVHAPRLQAIEAMCPVLFHALRRFIASQMHSTRHTPLTAPSFTFPARAVMKAPLLTCAESDSLLDAYRLMSDRQIGSIGVLDAHDHLRGLLTYQQLAEATLCHNIPADAPLREVVLRTPLFVRADVPVWQVEEAQAEYRCKYVVVGEAQQPLGMISQTDLLRYVFTQQGIALAAIAQAQSIAELKTFQATLPNFARDAWEYNRRASMAVRMISEYHLAVQRRCIELTLAELIAEGQPAPSVRYAFIIMGSGGRKEMLLNPDQDNGLILEDSSALTEEARRWFQNYAERVNRRLDEVGYPLCTGDIMARNHLFHKTLSEWQQQLSHILEQPTPKAARWANIFLDFDTLYGDDRLVSELTAWFSQELRQKPRLLRLMVEDDAQGRAALGLFNRLIMTQKDESGRDRLDIKRNGLRIIADAARIFAWSREIHPRNTNDRLEALVRDGVIDNEFARFVYGAFDKALDLLLRHQFRQLEENQPLTKLIDPALFSPIHYEALRMSMRAVKQLQQRLQSQFDVAYF; encoded by the coding sequence ATGCAACAATGGTTACGTCATGTTCCTGCTTTTGCGGAGTTGGATGAAGCCGCTCGACAACATATTGCCGCTTGTTTTCGCACGCGCATGTTGGGGAGTGGGGAGGCTCTGTTTACTGCGGGACAGGCTTATGTGGAGTCTATTTTTTTGCTGAAAAGCGGCGATTTACGGCTGCATCAAGAACAGCATACGTTACGTTTAGCGGCGGGAGAATTTATTGGTTTGCTCAATGCCTTAGACGGTTCGCCTTATGCGTCTTCAGCGATTGCGCACAGTGAGGTGCAGTTGTTGTTCGTTCATGCGCCGCGGTTGCAGGCGATTGAAGCGATGTGTCCGGTTTTATTTCATGCCTTGCGTCGTTTTATTGCCAGCCAAATGCACTCCACTCGACATACGCCTTTGACTGCGCCCAGTTTTACTTTTCCCGCTCGTGCGGTGATGAAAGCTCCTTTGTTGACGTGTGCCGAATCGGACAGTTTGCTGGATGCTTATCGCTTGATGAGTGACCGCCAAATTGGCAGTATTGGCGTTTTGGACGCGCACGACCATTTGCGCGGATTGTTGACTTATCAGCAATTAGCAGAAGCCACCTTGTGCCACAATATTCCTGCTGATGCGCCGTTGCGGGAAGTTGTTTTGCGCACGCCTTTATTTGTTCGTGCGGATGTTCCCGTGTGGCAGGTGGAAGAAGCCCAAGCCGAATATCGTTGTAAATATGTGGTGGTCGGTGAAGCACAACAGCCTTTGGGCATGATTTCGCAGACGGATTTATTGCGTTATGTGTTTACGCAACAAGGCATTGCGTTAGCCGCGATTGCGCAGGCGCAAAGCATCGCAGAATTAAAGACTTTTCAAGCCACTTTGCCCAATTTTGCCCGCGATGCGTGGGAATATAATCGCCGTGCCAGTATGGCTGTGCGGATGATCAGTGAATATCATTTAGCGGTACAACGTCGTTGTATTGAATTAACGCTGGCCGAATTGATCGCCGAAGGACAGCCCGCGCCTTCTGTGCGTTATGCGTTTATTATCATGGGATCGGGGGGACGCAAAGAAATGTTGTTGAATCCCGATCAAGATAACGGCTTGATTTTAGAAGACAGTTCTGCGTTGACGGAAGAAGCCCGCCGTTGGTTTCAAAACTACGCTGAACGAGTGAATCGCCGTTTAGATGAAGTGGGTTATCCGCTGTGTACGGGAGACATTATGGCGCGTAACCATTTGTTTCATAAAACATTATCTGAATGGCAACAGCAACTCAGTCATATCTTAGAACAACCCACGCCTAAAGCCGCACGTTGGGCGAATATTTTTCTGGATTTTGATACGTTATATGGCGATGATCGTTTAGTTTCGGAATTAACGGCTTGGTTTTCTCAGGAATTACGGCAAAAACCGCGTTTATTGCGCTTAATGGTGGAAGATGATGCCCAAGGACGTGCGGCGTTGGGATTGTTTAACCGTTTGATTATGACGCAAAAAGATGAAAGCGGCCGCGACCGTTTAGATATTAAACGCAATGGTTTGCGTATTATTGCGGATGCGGCACGTATTTTTGCGTGGTCACGCGAGATTCACCCCAGAAATACTAATGATCGTTTAGAAGCTTTGGTGCGTGATGGCGTGATTGATAATGAATTTGCCCGTTTTGTTTATGGTGCTTTTGATAAAGCATTAGATTTATTATTAAGACATCAATTCCGTCAATTAGAAGAAAATCAACCCCTGACAAAATTAATTGATCCTGCCTTATTTTCACCGATTCATTATGAAGCATTAAGAATGTCGATGCGTGCCGTTAAACAATTACAACAACGCTTGCAATCTCAATTTGATGTCGCTTATTTTTAA
- the murC gene encoding UDP-N-acetylmuramate--L-alanine ligase, with amino-acid sequence MITQQEHTKHQGRNQLPKRGRRIHFVGIGGAGMGGIAEVMHHIGYAVTGSDLQKNAMTRHLAAQGVRIYIGHAAENVYGCDVVVISSAVKADNPEVIAARKQHIPVIPRAEMLGELMRFRQGIAIAGTHGKTTTTSLVTSMLAEAGLDPTFVIGGRLNSTGTHASLGQGTYLVAEADESDASFLYLKPIMAVVTNIDADHMETYQHDFERLKQTFIHFLQQLPFYGLAVLCIDDPVICSVLPEITKPTLTYGFSETADVRATAVRAQGGYTYFSVSRDDSHWLDICLNLPGHHNVLNALAAMAIAHEAGVSDQAIQHALQHFSGIGRRLQMQPLMLTDDRQLLLFDDYGHHPREITAVLQAIRSGWPNRRLVVIFQPHRYSRTRDLFTDFVEVLTTVDVLFLLDVYPAGEKPIPEASGQRLYEAIAATQHVDVYFIDNSEDLVHQLCPMLHDQDILLTLGAGNISTIAYQLPTDLLNHCR; translated from the coding sequence ATGATAACTCAACAAGAACATACAAAACATCAAGGACGTAATCAATTACCCAAACGCGGACGACGCATTCATTTTGTGGGCATTGGTGGCGCGGGAATGGGTGGCATTGCCGAGGTCATGCACCACATCGGTTATGCCGTGACGGGATCGGATTTGCAAAAAAACGCCATGACGCGCCATTTAGCCGCACAAGGGGTGCGTATTTATATTGGTCATGCGGCGGAGAATGTGTATGGTTGTGATGTGGTGGTGATTTCCAGCGCGGTTAAAGCCGATAACCCCGAAGTGATCGCCGCACGAAAACAGCATATTCCCGTGATTCCCAGAGCAGAAATGTTAGGCGAATTAATGCGTTTTCGTCAGGGCATCGCCATTGCGGGGACGCATGGTAAAACGACAACCACCAGTTTAGTCACCAGTATGTTGGCTGAAGCGGGTTTAGACCCGACTTTTGTGATTGGGGGGCGTTTAAACAGCACGGGAACTCATGCCAGTTTAGGACAAGGCACGTATTTGGTCGCAGAAGCCGATGAAAGCGATGCGTCTTTTTTGTATTTGAAACCAATCATGGCCGTGGTCACCAATATCGATGCCGATCACATGGAAACCTATCAGCATGATTTTGAACGATTAAAACAAACTTTTATCCATTTTTTACAACAATTGCCGTTTTATGGTTTAGCGGTGTTGTGTATTGATGATCCGGTGATTTGTTCTGTTTTACCTGAAATCACTAAGCCGACTTTGACTTATGGCTTCAGTGAAACGGCTGATGTGCGGGCAACGGCTGTGCGGGCGCAGGGTGGTTATACGTATTTTTCGGTGAGTCGAGATGACAGCCATTGGTTGGATATTTGTTTAAATTTACCCGGCCATCACAATGTGTTAAATGCTTTGGCGGCCATGGCGATTGCGCATGAGGCGGGCGTGAGTGATCAGGCAATTCAACATGCGTTGCAGCATTTCAGTGGGATTGGTCGGCGTTTACAAATGCAGCCGCTGATGTTGACTGATGATCGGCAATTGTTATTGTTTGATGATTATGGACATCATCCGCGTGAAATTACCGCAGTGTTACAAGCGATTCGCAGCGGTTGGCCAAATCGGCGTTTGGTGGTGATTTTCCAACCACATCGTTATAGTCGTACACGAGATTTATTTACTGATTTTGTGGAGGTATTGACGACGGTTGATGTATTATTTTTATTAGATGTTTATCCGGCCGGAGAAAAACCCATTCCCGAAGCCAGCGGCCAGCGTTTATACGAAGCGATTGCGGCCACGCAACACGTGGATGTGTATTTTATTGATAACAGTGAGGATTTAGTGCATCAATTATGTCCAATGTTGCACGATCAGGATATTTTATTGACTTTAGGCGCGGGAAATATCAGCACCATCGCTTATCAATTACCCACTGATTTATTAAATCATTGTCGTTAG